A section of the Deltaproteobacteria bacterium genome encodes:
- the ftsA gene encoding cell division protein FtsA — MGKKGKRENIVVGLDIGTTKICAIVAEVSDGGVDIVGIGTHPSKGLRKGVVINIDATVESIRKAVEEAELMAGVEINSVYCGITGSHIRGFNSHGIVAVKNREVSESDMKRVIDAARAVAIPMDREIIHVLPQEFIVDEQDGIMEPLGMSGVRLEAKVHIVTGAVTSAQNIIRCCNRTGLEVNDIVLEQLAASDAVLIPDEKELGVALADIGGGTTDLVVFSQGAVRQTAVFGLGGNHLTNDIAVGLRTPLVESEKIKIKYGCALTSMVKKEEMIEVPSVGGRRARVLSRQILAEIIEPRMEEIFTLVHREILKSGYENLIPSGVVLTGGTASLEGLPELVEQIFNLPVRRGYPSGIGGLMDVVNNPMYAAGVGLVLYGRRHRSEGRFKSSDRNFFGKVAQRMKRWFSDFF; from the coding sequence ACCACGAAGATCTGCGCCATCGTGGCGGAAGTGAGCGATGGGGGCGTGGACATCGTGGGCATCGGCACCCACCCTTCCAAAGGGCTGCGCAAGGGGGTGGTGATCAACATTGATGCCACGGTGGAGTCGATCCGCAAAGCCGTGGAAGAAGCGGAGTTGATGGCCGGTGTGGAGATCAATTCGGTTTATTGCGGGATCACGGGTAGCCATATCCGGGGATTCAACAGCCATGGGATCGTGGCCGTCAAAAATCGCGAAGTTTCGGAAAGCGATATGAAGCGGGTCATCGACGCGGCCCGGGCCGTGGCCATTCCCATGGATCGAGAAATCATCCACGTTCTTCCCCAGGAGTTCATCGTGGACGAACAGGATGGAATTATGGAACCCTTGGGGATGTCCGGCGTGCGTTTGGAAGCCAAGGTGCACATCGTCACCGGCGCTGTGACCTCGGCTCAAAATATCATTCGTTGCTGCAACCGGACGGGTCTGGAAGTCAATGACATTGTCTTGGAACAGTTGGCCGCCAGCGATGCGGTACTGATTCCGGATGAAAAAGAGCTGGGGGTCGCTCTGGCGGACATTGGCGGGGGGACCACGGATTTGGTTGTTTTTTCCCAAGGAGCGGTCCGGCAGACCGCCGTTTTCGGGCTGGGAGGCAACCACTTGACCAATGACATCGCCGTGGGCCTACGGACGCCGCTGGTGGAGTCAGAAAAGATCAAAATAAAGTATGGTTGCGCTCTGACTTCCATGGTGAAAAAGGAGGAAATGATCGAAGTCCCCAGCGTGGGGGGCAGGCGGGCACGAGTGCTTTCCAGGCAGATTTTGGCCGAAATCATCGAGCCGAGGATGGAGGAAATTTTTACCCTGGTCCACCGGGAAATCCTCAAGTCTGGGTATGAAAACCTCATTCCCTCAGGGGTGGTGCTCACGGGAGGAACGGCCTCCTTGGAAGGATTGCCGGAACTCGTTGAACAGATTTTTAACCTCCCGGTTCGCCGGGGATATCCGTCGGGAATCGGTGGACTGATGGATGTAGTGAATAATCCCATGTATGCGGCCGGCGTGGGTCTGGTTTTATATGGCAGACGCCATCGTTCCGAAGGACGTTTCAAAAGCAGCGACCGCAATTTTTTTGGAAAAGTAGCCCAGCGCATGAAACGCTGGTTCAGTGATTTTTTTTGA